A region from the Nocardioides exalbidus genome encodes:
- the ybaK gene encoding Cys-tRNA(Pro) deacylase encodes MAKKSKTVGGTPATVALSAAGIAFEVRAYEHDPHAESYGLEAAEALDADPATVFKTLLASLDPSTGSGRRDTLVVGIVPVTGQLDLKALARALGGSKAVMAEVAAAERATGYVAGGISPIGQKRAHPTVLDASALDHDTILVSGGRRGFDIALAPRDLVAITGAVTATIGR; translated from the coding sequence ATGGCGAAGAAGTCGAAGACCGTCGGGGGTACGCCGGCCACGGTGGCGCTGAGCGCCGCCGGCATCGCGTTCGAGGTGCGGGCCTACGAGCACGATCCTCACGCGGAGTCCTACGGGCTGGAGGCCGCGGAGGCCCTCGACGCCGACCCGGCCACGGTGTTCAAGACGCTGCTCGCCTCCCTCGACCCGTCGACGGGCTCAGGGCGACGCGACACGCTCGTGGTCGGGATCGTGCCGGTCACCGGGCAGCTGGACCTCAAGGCGCTGGCGCGGGCCCTGGGCGGGAGCAAGGCCGTGATGGCCGAGGTCGCCGCCGCCGAGCGCGCCACCGGCTACGTCGCGGGAGGCATCTCCCCGATCGGGCAGAAGCGCGCGCACCCGACCGTGCTGGACGCCTCCGCCCTCGACCACGACACCATCCTGGTCTCGGGTGGGCGGCGCGGGTTCGACATCGCGCTCGCACCACGCGACCTGGTGGCGATCACCGGAGCGGTGACCGCCACCATCGGTCGCTAG